GGCATATAGCTTAGGGCAAATTGGCTCTGGCAACCAAAAAGCGATTGATGCTTTGGTGGAGTTAATCGGCAAACCACAACTGGATGATTATATCCGATTGCAAACGGCAGAAAGCTTAGGGCAAATGGACTCTGGCAACCAAAAAGCGATTGATGCTTTAGTGGAGTTAATTAGCAAACCACAACTGGATGATATCCAATTGCAAGCGGCAGAAAGCTTAGGGCAAATGGACTCTGGCAATCAAAAAGCGATTGATGCTTTGGTGGAGTTAATTGGCAAACCACAACTGGATGATTCTACCCGAAGGCAAGCAGTATTTAGTTTAGAGAAAATTGACCCAGGCAACCAAAAAGCGATCGCTGCTTTGGTGGAGTTAATCTGTAAACCACAACTGGATGATGATACCCTATGGCAAGCGGCATTTAGCTTAGAAAAAATTCTGTCAGAGGAACAGATGCCGAGTGTTGTCACCGTGTTGAAGGATTACTTATCACCTGAAACTTACAAAAATGACTTTGACCAATTTGATAAATGCTACGAAGTTATCTGGAAGTGCGCCCAAAGTATGTCCTACCCCGCTTTTTATCAAGCTTGGCATCAACAAGAGAAAGTGAAAGATTGAGAGTAGGAAAGAAAAATACTTTCTTCAGCCAAAACATAAGCTAAATGTAGAAGCAGCAATCCCTTGTAAAGACCCGATTCATCGCATCTCGTAAGCATCTCGTAAATCTATCGCGTCCGATCTTTCCGCAATCCAGGGAATGCGTCGCCCCTAATAAAACAGATATTGTAAACAGAATGCGAATGTGTAGGCGTAGTCCGCCGCAGGCATCGTTTTTGCGATCGCACCCTTGTAGAGACGCGATGAATCGCGTCTTCTTGTATTTGATTCATCTATTGACGCGTATAACGATGTTTCACCCCAATAGGGAAATATTCAAAATCACCCATTGGCGCTAATGTAACCAGTGGTGTTTGATACTCTACCGGAACATAATTAGCAAACTCGCCATTTAACCGTAGCAGTTGTGAAAGAATAGAAGATGCGATCGCTTGCTTTCTATCTTCACTACCCTCTACCCCTGCTCCTAACTCCACAACCACAGATAAAAATCGATTCTTGTCTGCATCTTCCTTCACCTGCAACACGAATTTACCAGTCACCCATTCTTGAATTCCTGGTTGCTCTAATCCCACCGTCACATTTTCGGGATAGATATTTGCGCCAAAGTAGGAAACTGTAAAGTTAGAACGCCCGAATACATAAACGAAAGGTAGCTGATGAATACCTCTAGGTAATTCTTGACTGTCAGAACGCAGATTTTCAAGCGGATTGAATCCCCATTCAGCTAAAAATTGCAGCATCGCATCATAACTAATTATTCCGCCAGTATCTAAAATGTCATAACGCACTAAGGGAATACCATTATCTCCCGAAAACAGCAATCCGCCATCTTGAACTTCAAAAAAGCGATTGCAAGGATCATATTGTACAAGTGTGGGTAAACGCGATTCCCCAAATAATGCTCTAGCTGCATCGGGATTTATTGCTAAAAAACGGCGAATGCAGATACTTAACGGTGTTTCATTACCTAAAACTCCTGCATCCGCAGTGCCGTAAAGTGATGCAAAATCATAGCAAGGATTTTGTGAACCAACTCTTTCACCAACTAAACTCCGCCATTCTTCACTAAATACTTCTCCCGCCATCACTAATTTAATCTGATATTGCTGCCACTCCACACCACGGGCAATACCAGTATCAATTACATCTTTTAAAAATGGCGGGTATCCCAACAGCACCACTTGTTCAAATGCTGAACCTAGTTCTTGGACAACTCGCAAGATTTCTTCTTTGTTGTTACCAGGAGTAATTACGCTGATGAGATAACCTTTGCTAGCAAGATAACGACAGCAATTAGTGGTAAACATCCCACCTACCCAAGTGCCTAAAGTGAAACAAATCACTGCTAGGGTACGTCTGGTATCTGAATGAAAACTATCGTGAAAAATCTGTTCAAAACGTGTGGCGATTTGGAGTTCATCTGTGAAAAAACGAGGCCAAAATGTCGGTTTACCACTAGAACCTGATGAAGCGGCGATCGTATCACACGCTTCTAGTTGTCCGTTGTGGCACAAGTCAGCTAAGGGATAACGCAGTATATAATTTTGTTTAGCGATCGCTGGGAGTTTTTGAAACTCCTCCAAGGTTTGAATAGTCGCGGGATTAATTTCCCTTTCAGCTAAAAAAGCTTTGTAGGCAGGTACATTAGCCGCCACATCATGAAATAAAGTTAAAGCTGCCGAAGTTTGAGTGTTGAGATGCCGTTGCAATACTGTTTCTAGGGGAGTAGACAAAAAATCTTCAAATGCTTTAATTACTCGCTGCTGTCGTGGTTTGCAGTTCATGACGCTTGTTATTTATCCTGAAATAGAACCAACACTGTTAATTGCTGTGAGCATTTTAGCCGTTATCTGATACCCGCGAAACTCTAGTAATTCTTACCAACATCGATTTAATCTAGGAACACCCATCTCCTAATATTTGGTAGGATATCCGAAAATGAGGGTATGCGCGTTGTAGTCATCCAATAAAACATTAATTTATCCTTCAGCACCATGCAACTCTATTGCAGTAGACAACACACAAATAATGGTGGTAACCGCTTTTGTACCCATTGTGGTGAACCATTACCTCTTGCTGTGGGACAGGTTGTGGATAATCGCTATCAAATTATCCGTCATTTAGGGCAGGGCGGCTTTGGACGCACCTATTTGGCGGAGGATATAAGTCAATCCCATCGAACCTGTGTGCTGAAGGAATTTGCGCCCCAAGTACAAGAACATCAAGATTTACAAAAAGCTAAAGAGTTATTTGAGCGAGAAGCCAATGTTCTGAAAAAACTCCAGCATCCACAGATTCCGCGTTTTCACGCCTCGCTACAAGTGAAAATAGGTACTAAAGATTTTTTCTTTTTAGTACAAGATTATGTGGATGGTGACAATTACTACCAATTATTAGAACAACGCGAGAACGAAGGCAAAACTTTCAGTGAAGAGGAAGTAATCACCCTACTGCAACAGATTTTACCTGTATTAGCTTACATCCACTCACAAGATGTTGTTCACCGTGATATCTCTCCTGATAATTTAATTTGGCGGCGTTCTGATAATCTACCCGTGCTGATTGATTTTGGTGGTGTCAAGCAATTGCCAGCTTCTCAAGGTTTTTGGCAGACGAAGTTGGTGGGAAATAATACTTTGCTGGGTAAAAAAGGCTACGCTCCAGAAGAGCAGTTACGGCAAGGGAAAGCATTTTTTAGTAGTGATTTATACTCTTTAGCGGTTACGTCACTGGTGTTGCTTACAGGGCAAGAACCGCAAAAATTATACGACAGCTACCAGGGAATTTGGGGTTGGGGAAAACAAATCCGAGTTAGTTCCAAACTGGAAGCGGTGTTAAAAAAGATGGTGGCTTATAAACCGAGCGATCGCTATCAACGAGCCGAGCAAATCCTCAAAGATTTACCATCATCAAGTGCGGCTAAATCAACTGGCAATTCGATTACCACCAAGATTAAAACGATGGTAGTTGCTCCGGGAAGACAACGCGCCAGCGCTATTGTGAGTAGATTTCAGAACAGAACGCAAGCGATTGCCAAACCGATATCTTTCCCTCTTTGGATTCGTCCTTTTATGATGAGTTTAGGGGGAACAGCTTTAGTTGTTTTAACCGGCGCAGGTGCTTGGGGGGTAGTAAATGCAGTTATTCGCAGCGTATCTTCAATTACCATCCCATCAATTTCATTACCGCAAATTCCCCAGTTTCCAAGCGGTAAACCAGGTAGTGACAAAGGAAAAAACCCTAATCTCCAGGAAATTATCAGTCGTCGCCAACAGCTAGAAATTACTGAAGGATTTTTTATTCCCTTCGTAGATGATTTATTTTATACAAAAAAACCAGAATTAAAAGGACGTAGCCTAACATCTAAACCTGAAGACGCTGGTTTACGAGATGAATGGTCTGGTATCGCTGACGATTTATTGAATAAAATAGAACAGGCAAAGCTCAGTACAGAAGCTCGTCAAAAATTAGGTAAATATAGTCAAAAAGATTACGATACATGGAGACGACAAGCGCGATCCGGCCAATTGGGGAACTATACACTTGAGCAACTGAACAAAGACACAAATGAAAAATTTGATCGGTTGTTTCCTGGTCAGGAGCGTGGGAAACTGAATCAAAAGACCTTCGGTCAAATTTGGTATGCGATCGCTGCCGATCGAGTCAGTAAAGTACAATCTGGCAAGTAAGGAGACTGGCGACTAGGGAAGAATAACAAATGACCAATGACAAATGACCAATGACAAATGACCAAAATATATTGTTATAAAGGACATGAAAATTCCCCAGGTAGTCGCTTTTGTCTCCAGTGTGGTGAAAAATTGTCGGGTGCGCCCATGAGTTATAGTATCCAACCGGGACTAACTTTAGGCGATCGCTATGTAATTGTGCGTCAAATTGGCCAAGGTGGCTTTGGACGCACTTATTTAGCCGAAGATGTCAACCGTTTCCGCGAACTTTGTGTTTTAAAAGAATTTTCCCCCCAAGTTCAAACCGCTTACGTTGTTCAAAAAGCAGAAGAACTGTTTGAGAGAGAAGCGAGTGTTCTCTATAAACTGCAACATCCGCAAATTCCCCGCTTCCGAGAACTGCTGCGGCTAAACTTAGGCGGCAAAGAATATCTGTTTTTGGTACAAGATTATGTAGAAGGGGAAACTTACAATTCTTTGTTAAATGCGCGGTTACAGCAGGGTTTGCGCTTTACAGAAGCAGAAGTACGCCAATTGTTGCAGCAAATTTTGCCAGTGTTGGAATACATCCACTCACTGGGAGTAATTCATCGAGATATTTCTCCAGATAACTTAATGCTTCGGACTGTTGACAAATTGCCAGTTTTAATTGATTTTGGCGGTGTCAAACAAGTAGTAGCAACCGTAGCTTCCGAATATTACCAACCCGGCATGGTTGCATCTTCCCCATCACCAACCCTATTAGGTAAGGTTGGATTTGCGCCCCCAGAACAGATGCAAACTGGGTTAGTATCTCCCCACAGCGACTTATACGCTTTAGCAGCATCAATGTTGGTTTTACTGACAGGGAAACAGCCACAAGAATTAATTGATACCTATAATCTTACCTGGCAATGGCGACGGGAAGTAAGCGTAAGTCCGGTTTTGGCACAGGTATTAGATAAAATGCTATCTGCCAGACCAAGCGATCGCTATCAATCAGTTCGTCAAGTAATCGAAGCCCTCAACCCGCCCCCAGCTAACTTTCCCCCAACTCAATATCCCACCCCACCACAACCCACATCCGCCACCGTCGCCATCTCCCCCCCATCCCCCTCATCTCCCTCATCCCCCCCATCTCCCCCCCCTCCCTCTTGGTGGACACCAACAAAAACTTTCTTAGTGGCGGCGGCGGTAGCTGGTAGTGTTGGATTAATTTGGTGGGGAGTGAATAGCAGCCGCAACGATATCGGGGAAGTTCAACCTACTCCTACAGCCAGCCCGACTCCAACCAGTAACCAACCAACCGATCCTTTAGCGCAATATTCACCAGCAGAACGGCAGCGTAAAGAAAAATTAAACGATCGCCGTCAACAGTTGGGGATTAACTCTAACTTCTATGTGAACTTGGTGAATCAAGTTTTTTGGGACAGAAACCCCAGTGTACGCGGGCGCACTCTCAGCGATGGGACTGAAGATGAGGGTTTGCGGGCAGAATGGGATAAAACAGCCTCAGAATTGCTGGAAAAACTAGCACCCCTGAGTTCGAATACCCGCCGACAACTGGGAACTTATACAAGCGCTGAACGCGATCGCTGGAAAGTAGAAGTCAACAAAATCAACGTTGGTAGTCGTTCTTTGTATGATTTGGGAGACGCTGCATTTTTAAGTGTATTCCCTGAACAGCGTGGTAAAGATTTCCGAGATCAGCCCATTGGACAAGTTTGGTACGGTTTTGTTAGCGATAAACTCAGTGCGATCCTCTCCGGTAGCGCTTTCCAGAAACTTGTCTTTGATCCGGGCGCTACTGGCAAAACAGTCAGTGGTAATCTTCAACCTGGTAGTGGCAAAGTATTTATTGCTGGACTTGCTAAAAATCAATCTCTGGAATTGAAACTACAAGCAAATTCCCAAGTTTTGTTATCAGTCTATTCACCCTCTGGCAAAATCCAATTTTTAGAAGATTCTACCAAGCGTAGTTTATCAACTAAATTACCAGAAAACGGATTTTACGAGTTTGTCGTGGTTTCCACAGCATCGAAACCAGTAGACTATGAACTCACCGTTACAGCAGAAAATCCCACTCCTCCCCCATCGCCAACACCTACACCCACGGAAACATCCACGCCTGAACCAACACCAACACCAACATCTACTCCCACAGAAACCCCCACACCTGAACTTACACCTACGCCTAGTGCTGAGGTGACTCCCCAGAAGAATTAAAAATATCGGGGAAACCCAAGTAAGTTGACATTAAGACTATCCTGCTATAGGACTCGTATTTAATTGCGTGAAAAAACTCCGTACAACTCAAAAACCCTTCTTTGCTATTGCCTCTTGCCTATTCAATACTTTTCGGGTTTGGGGGAAAGGAGAAAGGGAAAGGGTTTGAATTTCCCTTTCCCCAAAGCCCAGTAACCTTTCTCCAGACCAAAAGAGAGATTATTGGGTTTAACCGAAAAGTATTGCTTGCCTCTTGCCTTCCCACGCAAGTAAATATGACTACGCCACGCTGCGCGAACAAAAATCAAAGCGGATTCTTATAGATCAGATTTTTGGTTTTTTGCGCGTAGTGCGGCTAAACCCCAAATTGTACGCTATCAAATATGACTAAGAAATCAATGCCAAACTGCTTATTAATAGCTGGAAGACTACATACTTTAGCACCACTAGCTAAATATATTTTTAGAATATTAGGAATCTCAAGGTTAGATGGATCTGGATGTGATTGAGAAACTTCTAAGAAAGATTGTGAATTGGGATAAACCAAAATATTTGGATGCATAAGTGCATTTTGTTGAAAATAATTGTAAGCACAGCAAGCTACTAAAGGATCTTGTGTTGGTAATGATACACAACCAAGAAGATATTTACTTTTGGTAAAAGATAAATAATTATTAACTCCTTGCCAAAGCAATACAAATGTTTTAAGACTACGATATTTCTTTGCTATGCATACACGTCCAATTTCCACACTTAATTGAAGCACTGAATCGGTAATTGCATTAATATCAAAGTACTTAGCTGAGTAAAAACCCAAGTTTTCAGATGCTGTATTATAAGTTTGTAGTCGACAGCTTCCAATTATTTGATCGGTTTGTTTACAAATAATGATTAAATGATCAAAAACTGCATCAAAGTCGTCTTGATCCATCTGACTCAAGTGAGAAATAGAGTATCCTACACCTAGTTCAATATTAAAAGCTTGAAAGCGCAACCTGAAAATTGGTTCTAATTCGTCTTTATTTGAAGCAAGTTTTAGGATATAGTTTTCAGTTTCGATTTCGGGAAAATATTTGAAGGAATCAGATGAATAAGTAAGTTCAGATGCAGAACTAATGTTTATCATTGGATTTCGATAATCAATATTGTGTCAGTGAAAGCGCAAATACTTAGAAATAATGCCTGATAAATCTTACATTAGTGAATATTCTGATGTTAAATAAACAATTATTGTGCTTATAATTCCACCAGTTATGCTGTGAAAACTCTCTACAAAACTAATACCTGAGAAATATTCAATGCTATTTACTATTATTCCTGTCTGTCAGAAATTTATCTTGATCCAATTAAATCGTTTTCAACTACTATAACTAAGCATCAAAAACTCAAAATCTCAGAGTAAATAAACCACACTGAATGTAACCACATTTATTAATAGATGATGCTTATATTTAAGTTTTTAGCTGTTTTTCTATAAATAATCAAGTACTTTTATTAAGTTAAAAAGACACAACCGCTAGAATTATGTCTTTTTTTTTGAGTTGAAAGTTGCATTAATGTGGTTTTTTTTGAATTAAATCTTTAGGATTACTACTTATAAAAACATTAATATTTTTTATGAAAACTAATGGTTAAAATTGCAACTAATTTACTGAAGAGAATCACAGAGGTTATTTTTTTGTGTCTGGGTTCTAAAATTTGCTTGTTGATATTATGGGATTAAAAATGCTTCATTTTTCACAATTACCTTGGTTAATTGTTACTATGTCTGCTTTCTGCAATTGTCTTGGCAATATTCTAATAAAGCAGTCACGTTTAGCAAGTAATAATTCTACTAGTTTTATTGTAACCATCACTTCTCCTTGGTTTATTGCTGGTTTGATTGCTTACTGTATAGGGTTACTTTTATTCGCCAAAGCACTAGATAAACTCCCTATTTCTATAGTAGTACCAACATCTCAAGGAATTGGATTTATTTTAGTTAATTTTATTTCCTATTGGCTATTTAAAGAAAGTTTGACATTCAACCAAATTATTGCAGTAAGTTTGATCTTTGCTGGGATTGTTGTCATAGCCTATCAATAATTCAGTATTAAACTACTACCCTGACAATCCCATTCCTTCAAAGGGTGGGAGTGTCAAAATCCACCAGAAAACAATTTACCAACTTGCGCCAAATCGACATTTCCACCACTGATGATCACACCAATCCTCGACTCTGGTGCTGTCACCACACCTTCGAGTAAGGCTGCGGCTGCAAGTACTCCGGTGGGTTCAACTACAATTTTCAGACGTTCCCACAAGAAAAACATGGTGCGAAGAATTGCTTCTTCAGATACCGTCACCATATCATCGACGTAATGCAGCACTAAGGGGAAAGTAATTTTACCAAGGCTAGGAGTCCGCGCACCATCGGCGATGGTATCAGGATTCTTGACAGTTTGCAGGGTTTTGGTGTGAAAAGAGCGGGTAGCATCGTCGGCAAGTGCTGGTTCTACCCCGATTACTTTACAATTGGGTAAAAGTGCTTTAGCTGCGATCGCACATCCTGAAAGTAATCCGCCACCGCCACAACAAACTAATAGCAAGTCCAATTCACCAACTTCTTGAATCAGTTCTAAAGCAGTTGTTCCCTGTCCGGCGACTACATGGGGATGATCGTAAGGAGGGATGAGTGTCAAAGAGCGATCGCTTGCTAAACTTTGGGCTAATTCTTCTCGGTTTGCCTCCTGGCGATTGTATAAAATTATCTCTGCACCATAACCACGAGTCGCAGTTTGTTTGACAGTGGGTGCATCATCAGGCATGACAATAGTGGTAGGGATATTGAGGAGTTTACCAGCTAGAGCGATCGCTTGAGCATGATTTCCTGATGAATAGGTGATAACGCCTGTTTGTTTTTGGGCTACCGATAGTTGCGCTAAGGCATTATACGCCCCTCTAAATTTAAATGCCCCGGTGCGTTGAAAGTTCTCGCATTTAAAGAATACTTGGCTATTGGTGCGATCGTTAACCATTCTAGAAGTTAGCACCGGCGTGCGATGGGCAATTCCCAAAATTCGCTCTTGTGCTGCTTGCACATCAGTTATAGTAACGGAATTAGTTTGTGACATTAATGACAATATTAAATATTTTTGCTCTTGTTTATATAGATACAGATTTTTATATTTGCGTCTCTTATGCTTGATTGAAGCATACTCGTTTCAGGTGGATAGCATCATTTATTGTCTGTATAAAAATAGCTACAGCAAACATTATATATTGCTGTAGCTAAATTTATAGAACTTAAATTAATTAACTCACATTCGCCATTTTTCTAGCATGAATAAAACATCTGAAAGTCGGCAAAAAAAAACTGCTCTAATTACAGGAGCGGCTAGTGGGATAGGCTATCAATTAACCCAGATTTTTGCCCGTCATGGTTATAATCTGGTGTTAGTGGATAAGAATGAGCAGAAACTTACAGAAATCATAAATGAATTTCCGCAAAAGTTTGGTATTTTTGTGAAAATTTTGGCTAAGGATTTATCTATCCCAACATCTCCAGAAGAAATTTTTAGAGAACTCCAGCAAGAATCCATCAAAATTGATGTGCTGGTTAACAATGCTGGCTTTGGCACTTATGGAGCATTCAGCGAAACAGACCT
The Nostoc punctiforme PCC 73102 genome window above contains:
- a CDS encoding phenylacetate--CoA ligase family protein, whose protein sequence is MNCKPRQQRVIKAFEDFLSTPLETVLQRHLNTQTSAALTLFHDVAANVPAYKAFLAEREINPATIQTLEEFQKLPAIAKQNYILRYPLADLCHNGQLEACDTIAASSGSSGKPTFWPRFFTDELQIATRFEQIFHDSFHSDTRRTLAVICFTLGTWVGGMFTTNCCRYLASKGYLISVITPGNNKEEILRVVQELGSAFEQVVLLGYPPFLKDVIDTGIARGVEWQQYQIKLVMAGEVFSEEWRSLVGERVGSQNPCYDFASLYGTADAGVLGNETPLSICIRRFLAINPDAARALFGESRLPTLVQYDPCNRFFEVQDGGLLFSGDNGIPLVRYDILDTGGIISYDAMLQFLAEWGFNPLENLRSDSQELPRGIHQLPFVYVFGRSNFTVSYFGANIYPENVTVGLEQPGIQEWVTGKFVLQVKEDADKNRFLSVVVELGAGVEGSEDRKQAIASSILSQLLRLNGEFANYVPVEYQTPLVTLAPMGDFEYFPIGVKHRYTRQ
- a CDS encoding serine/threonine-protein kinase, with the protein product MQLYCSRQHTNNGGNRFCTHCGEPLPLAVGQVVDNRYQIIRHLGQGGFGRTYLAEDISQSHRTCVLKEFAPQVQEHQDLQKAKELFEREANVLKKLQHPQIPRFHASLQVKIGTKDFFFLVQDYVDGDNYYQLLEQRENEGKTFSEEEVITLLQQILPVLAYIHSQDVVHRDISPDNLIWRRSDNLPVLIDFGGVKQLPASQGFWQTKLVGNNTLLGKKGYAPEEQLRQGKAFFSSDLYSLAVTSLVLLTGQEPQKLYDSYQGIWGWGKQIRVSSKLEAVLKKMVAYKPSDRYQRAEQILKDLPSSSAAKSTGNSITTKIKTMVVAPGRQRASAIVSRFQNRTQAIAKPISFPLWIRPFMMSLGGTALVVLTGAGAWGVVNAVIRSVSSITIPSISLPQIPQFPSGKPGSDKGKNPNLQEIISRRQQLEITEGFFIPFVDDLFYTKKPELKGRSLTSKPEDAGLRDEWSGIADDLLNKIEQAKLSTEARQKLGKYSQKDYDTWRRQARSGQLGNYTLEQLNKDTNEKFDRLFPGQERGKLNQKTFGQIWYAIAADRVSKVQSGK
- a CDS encoding serine/threonine-protein kinase, translating into MTKIYCYKGHENSPGSRFCLQCGEKLSGAPMSYSIQPGLTLGDRYVIVRQIGQGGFGRTYLAEDVNRFRELCVLKEFSPQVQTAYVVQKAEELFEREASVLYKLQHPQIPRFRELLRLNLGGKEYLFLVQDYVEGETYNSLLNARLQQGLRFTEAEVRQLLQQILPVLEYIHSLGVIHRDISPDNLMLRTVDKLPVLIDFGGVKQVVATVASEYYQPGMVASSPSPTLLGKVGFAPPEQMQTGLVSPHSDLYALAASMLVLLTGKQPQELIDTYNLTWQWRREVSVSPVLAQVLDKMLSARPSDRYQSVRQVIEALNPPPANFPPTQYPTPPQPTSATVAISPPSPSSPSSPPSPPPPSWWTPTKTFLVAAAVAGSVGLIWWGVNSSRNDIGEVQPTPTASPTPTSNQPTDPLAQYSPAERQRKEKLNDRRQQLGINSNFYVNLVNQVFWDRNPSVRGRTLSDGTEDEGLRAEWDKTASELLEKLAPLSSNTRRQLGTYTSAERDRWKVEVNKINVGSRSLYDLGDAAFLSVFPEQRGKDFRDQPIGQVWYGFVSDKLSAILSGSAFQKLVFDPGATGKTVSGNLQPGSGKVFIAGLAKNQSLELKLQANSQVLLSVYSPSGKIQFLEDSTKRSLSTKLPENGFYEFVVVSTASKPVDYELTVTAENPTPPPSPTPTPTETSTPEPTPTPTSTPTETPTPELTPTPSAEVTPQKN
- a CDS encoding GNAT family N-acetyltransferase, encoding MINISSASELTYSSDSFKYFPEIETENYILKLASNKDELEPIFRLRFQAFNIELGVGYSISHLSQMDQDDFDAVFDHLIIICKQTDQIIGSCRLQTYNTASENLGFYSAKYFDINAITDSVLQLSVEIGRVCIAKKYRSLKTFVLLWQGVNNYLSFTKSKYLLGCVSLPTQDPLVACCAYNYFQQNALMHPNILVYPNSQSFLEVSQSHPDPSNLEIPNILKIYLASGAKVCSLPAINKQFGIDFLVIFDSVQFGV
- a CDS encoding DMT family transporter — encoded protein: MLVDIMGLKMLHFSQLPWLIVTMSAFCNCLGNILIKQSRLASNNSTSFIVTITSPWFIAGLIAYCIGLLLFAKALDKLPISIVVPTSQGIGFILVNFISYWLFKESLTFNQIIAVSLIFAGIVVIAYQ
- a CDS encoding threo-3-hydroxy-L-aspartate ammonia-lyase, with the protein product MSQTNSVTITDVQAAQERILGIAHRTPVLTSRMVNDRTNSQVFFKCENFQRTGAFKFRGAYNALAQLSVAQKQTGVITYSSGNHAQAIALAGKLLNIPTTIVMPDDAPTVKQTATRGYGAEIILYNRQEANREELAQSLASDRSLTLIPPYDHPHVVAGQGTTALELIQEVGELDLLLVCCGGGGLLSGCAIAAKALLPNCKVIGVEPALADDATRSFHTKTLQTVKNPDTIADGARTPSLGKITFPLVLHYVDDMVTVSEEAILRTMFFLWERLKIVVEPTGVLAAAALLEGVVTAPESRIGVIISGGNVDLAQVGKLFSGGF